A region from the Candidatus Limnocylindrales bacterium genome encodes:
- a CDS encoding FdhF/YdeP family oxidoreductase, with product MSEKVGTSKAAAGMDAVVHALRRTFHEAGVSRGTRALYRLNQEGGFDCPGCAWPEAGDRSFAEFCENGAKAVAHEATTKRVDADFFARWPVSRLREQSAHWLEAQGRLTQPMIRRAGRDHYEPISWEEALGHIGSKLRSLGSPDQAVFYTSGRTSNEAAFLYQLFVRELGTNNLPDCSNMCHESSGIGLGETIGVGKGTVSLDDFAEADAIFILGQNPGTNHPRMLTTLQRAKERGCRIVSINPLRELGLVRFSNPQRPLELLGGRSTELSDLYLQVRIGGDVALLKGIMKHVLEMESARPGKVLDHEFLDRHTVGFPELRQHVVATPWEDLEEESGIDRGRMAEAARIYTEARNVIACWAMGLTQHKNGVANVREVTNLLLLRGNIGRPGAGVCPVRGHSNVQGDRTMGIVERPTAAFLERLEREFGFAPPHAPGLDTVETLRAMLDGKVRVFFAMGGNFAAATPDSERAEQALSKCELTVQVSTKLNRSHVVGGAEAIILPTLGRTERDRQAGGEQFVTVEDSMSMVHRSQGHLSPASEHLRSEPAIVAGLARATLGNRTKVPWEHLVGNYDRIRDRIERVIPGFDRFNERVRQECGFRLPNGARERRFATEGGLARLTINPMTGRRLAHGELLLMTIRSHDQFNTTIYGLDDRYRGIEGRRNVVFLNDADAADLGLSPDDEVDLTSRYEGVTRTVRRFRVIPYDIPRRCAAAYFPEANPLVALESFADGSRTPTYKSIVVTISRSQDGGNSR from the coding sequence GTGAGCGAGAAGGTCGGGACATCCAAGGCAGCGGCCGGAATGGACGCCGTGGTGCACGCGCTGCGGCGCACGTTCCACGAAGCCGGCGTCAGCCGCGGCACGCGCGCGCTGTACCGTCTCAATCAGGAGGGCGGGTTCGACTGTCCCGGCTGCGCCTGGCCCGAGGCCGGCGACCGGTCTTTCGCCGAATTCTGTGAGAACGGGGCCAAGGCGGTCGCGCACGAAGCCACGACCAAACGCGTCGACGCCGACTTCTTCGCGCGCTGGCCCGTCTCGCGCCTGCGCGAGCAGAGCGCGCACTGGCTGGAGGCGCAGGGAAGGCTGACTCAGCCGATGATCCGCCGCGCCGGCCGTGATCACTATGAGCCGATATCGTGGGAGGAGGCGCTCGGACACATCGGCAGCAAGCTGCGCTCGCTGGGCTCGCCCGACCAGGCCGTCTTCTACACCTCGGGCCGCACCAGCAACGAGGCAGCCTTCCTGTATCAGCTCTTCGTGCGCGAGCTGGGCACCAACAACCTGCCCGACTGCTCGAACATGTGTCACGAGTCCAGCGGCATCGGCCTCGGCGAGACGATCGGCGTCGGCAAGGGCACGGTCAGCCTCGACGATTTCGCCGAGGCCGATGCGATCTTCATCCTCGGGCAGAACCCCGGCACCAATCACCCTCGCATGCTGACGACGCTGCAGCGTGCCAAGGAGCGCGGCTGCAGGATCGTCAGCATCAATCCGCTGCGCGAGCTCGGCCTGGTGCGGTTCTCCAATCCGCAGCGGCCGCTGGAGCTGCTCGGCGGCCGCAGCACCGAGCTGTCCGACCTCTACCTGCAGGTCCGCATCGGTGGCGACGTCGCCCTTCTCAAGGGCATCATGAAGCACGTGCTCGAGATGGAGAGCGCGCGGCCCGGCAAGGTACTCGACCACGAGTTCCTCGACCGGCACACCGTCGGGTTTCCGGAGCTGCGGCAGCACGTGGTTGCGACGCCGTGGGAGGACCTCGAAGAGGAAAGCGGCATCGATCGCGGCCGGATGGCCGAGGCCGCACGCATCTACACCGAGGCTCGCAACGTCATTGCGTGCTGGGCGATGGGTCTGACGCAGCACAAGAACGGCGTCGCCAACGTCCGCGAGGTCACGAACCTTCTGCTGCTGCGCGGCAACATCGGCCGCCCCGGCGCCGGCGTCTGTCCCGTGCGCGGGCACAGCAACGTGCAGGGCGACCGCACCATGGGCATCGTCGAGCGGCCGACCGCCGCGTTTCTCGAACGGCTCGAGCGCGAGTTCGGCTTCGCGCCGCCGCACGCGCCCGGCCTCGACACCGTCGAGACGTTGCGCGCGATGCTCGACGGCAAGGTGCGCGTGTTCTTCGCGATGGGCGGCAACTTCGCGGCCGCAACGCCCGACAGCGAGCGCGCCGAGCAGGCGCTGTCGAAATGCGAGCTGACGGTGCAGGTCTCGACCAAACTCAACCGCTCGCACGTGGTCGGCGGCGCCGAGGCGATCATCCTGCCGACGCTGGGACGCACCGAGCGCGACCGCCAGGCCGGCGGCGAGCAGTTCGTGACCGTCGAGGACTCGATGAGCATGGTGCACCGCTCGCAGGGACACCTGTCGCCGGCGTCCGAGCATCTTCGCAGCGAGCCCGCCATCGTTGCGGGGCTGGCGCGCGCCACGCTCGGCAACCGCACCAAGGTCCCGTGGGAGCACCTGGTGGGTAACTACGACCGCATCCGCGATCGCATCGAGCGCGTCATCCCCGGCTTCGATCGCTTCAACGAACGCGTCCGGCAGGAGTGCGGCTTCCGTCTGCCCAACGGCGCGCGGGAGCGCCGCTTCGCCACCGAGGGCGGGCTTGCACGGCTGACCATCAACCCGATGACAGGGCGCCGCCTCGCCCACGGCGAACTGCTGCTGATGACGATCCGCAGCCACGACCAGTTCAACACCACGATCTACGGCCTCGACGATCGCTACCGCGGAATCGAGGGACGGCGAAACGTCGTGTTCCTCAACGATGCGGATGCGGCCGATCTGGGCCTGTCGCCCGATGACGAAGTCGATCTGACCAGCCGCTACGAGGGTGTCACGCGAACCGTGCGCCGCTTCCGCGTGATTCCCTACGACATCCCTCGCCGGTGCGCGGCCGCTTACTTTCCCGAGGCTAATCCGCTGGTGGCGCTGGAGAGCTTCGCCGACGGCAGCCGCACCCCCACCTACAAGTCGATCGTCGTCACGATCTCGCGCTCGCAGGACGGGGGAAACTCGCGGTGA
- the thyX gene encoding FAD-dependent thymidylate synthase translates to MSEEASRVERPVVEALDSILGVPFKVLDDGFVRVIDYMGADESIVQAARVSYGRGTKKVHEDRGLIRYLMRHWHTTPFEMCDIKLHVRVPMDCWRQWIRHRTACLAEGTEIHFDLPGGMQRRGDRLCKVKIEDLWQQWQPACNRTRREGQKDSHSQRDGIRGMHLRQMKEDTLRLGHTRVVDIYKNGRKPVFAMILADGKRIEATKDHRFFFSTGWATLEQGAGLCEREGRAVWNAGEHHVYVNGAELAIPAGHQDRDWLNEQSNVRNLKIEETAGSELAFVELLGGEPVRAPWPKKPVHQQKVTVAKLVRIERFEYVGEKETYDLEVEGPFHNFIANGIVTHNSVNEYSTRYSIAIDAAQRAGENEWRAQSAGNRQGSEGYLDSEQGRALSEREQQLHALSREIYQERLQLGVAREQARKDLPLSTYTEAYWKTNLHNLFHFLRLRMDAHAQEEIRDYARVIGEQIVARWVPIAWEAFLDYQFHATGLTRLEMAVVRAVASGDNDAAMRAAASYGWLEQGAKGLKVNRERGECEAKLRELGLPIPWAQ, encoded by the coding sequence ATGAGTGAGGAGGCCAGCCGCGTCGAGCGGCCCGTCGTCGAGGCCCTCGACAGCATTCTCGGCGTTCCCTTCAAGGTCCTGGACGACGGCTTCGTGCGCGTCATCGATTACATGGGCGCCGACGAGTCGATCGTGCAGGCGGCGCGCGTTTCGTATGGGCGCGGCACCAAGAAGGTGCACGAGGATCGCGGACTGATCCGCTATCTCATGCGTCACTGGCACACCACGCCGTTCGAGATGTGCGACATCAAGCTGCACGTGCGCGTCCCGATGGACTGCTGGCGGCAGTGGATCCGACATCGCACGGCCTGCCTGGCGGAGGGGACCGAGATCCATTTCGACCTGCCCGGCGGAATGCAGCGGCGCGGGGACCGATTGTGCAAGGTGAAAATCGAAGACCTGTGGCAGCAATGGCAGCCGGCCTGCAATCGCACGCGTCGGGAAGGACAGAAAGATTCCCACTCCCAACGCGACGGCATCCGAGGGATGCACCTACGTCAGATGAAGGAGGATACGCTCCGCCTCGGTCACACGCGCGTCGTCGACATCTACAAAAACGGACGGAAGCCCGTCTTTGCGATGATCCTGGCGGATGGAAAGCGCATCGAGGCGACGAAGGATCACAGGTTCTTCTTCAGTACGGGCTGGGCGACGCTCGAGCAGGGTGCCGGTCTCTGCGAACGCGAGGGACGCGCCGTCTGGAATGCAGGGGAGCACCACGTCTACGTGAACGGAGCCGAGCTGGCGATTCCCGCCGGCCATCAGGACCGCGACTGGCTGAACGAGCAGTCCAACGTCCGCAACCTGAAGATCGAGGAGACCGCCGGAAGCGAGCTGGCCTTCGTGGAGTTGCTGGGTGGAGAGCCGGTGCGCGCACCGTGGCCGAAGAAGCCTGTGCACCAGCAGAAGGTCACGGTCGCCAAGCTCGTCCGCATCGAACGTTTCGAGTACGTCGGAGAAAAGGAGACGTACGATCTGGAGGTGGAAGGCCCGTTCCACAACTTCATTGCGAACGGGATCGTCACTCACAACTCCGTCAATGAGTACAGCACTCGCTATTCGATCGCGATCGATGCGGCGCAGCGTGCAGGCGAGAACGAGTGGCGCGCGCAGTCGGCGGGGAATCGTCAGGGCAGTGAAGGCTATCTCGATTCCGAGCAGGGACGGGCGCTGAGCGAGCGCGAGCAGCAGCTTCACGCGCTGTCGCGCGAGATCTATCAGGAACGGCTGCAGCTGGGCGTGGCGCGCGAGCAGGCGCGCAAGGATCTTCCGCTGTCGACGTACACCGAGGCGTACTGGAAGACCAACCTCCACAACCTCTTCCATTTCCTGCGGCTGCGCATGGACGCGCACGCGCAGGAAGAGATCCGCGACTACGCCAGGGTCATCGGCGAGCAGATCGTGGCTCGTTGGGTGCCCATCGCCTGGGAGGCGTTTCTCGACTACCAGTTCCATGCCACCGGCCTTACGCGGCTCGAGATGGCGGTGGTGCGTGCGGTGGCCAGCGGCGACAACGATGCGGCCATGCGCGCCGCGGCAAGCTACGGTTGGCTCGAGCAGGGCGCCAAGGGGCTGAAGGTCAATCGCGAGCGCGGCGAATGCGAGGCCAAGCTGCGTGAGCTCGGACTGCCTATTCCCTGGGCGCAGTGA
- the fumC gene encoding class II fumarate hydratase — MRIERDSMGEIEVREDRYYGAQTERSLRYFRIGTERFPREMIRALGLVKKAAAQANAELGVLPKEKADLIVAAAEEVVDGSLDEHFPLVVWQTGSGTQTNMNANEVIANRANEMAGQPLGGKKPIHPNDDVNRSQSSNDIFPTAMHVAAYCRIREHLLPSVNRLAAALEEKASAFAPIVKIGRTHLQDATPITLGQEFSGYAAQVRNGIARIEHASRSLLALAVGGTAVGTGLNAPVGFADLAAAKIAALTSHPFASAGNKFEALAAHDAIVEVSGALRVLAVSLNKIANDIRLLASGPRSGIGELHLPENEPGSSIMPGKVNPTQCEAMTMVCAQVLGNDVAIGIAGASGHLELNTFKPVMIWNLLQSIRLLGDACASFNEHCVAGIEPNRGRIDENLERSLMLVTALAPLVGYDAAAQMAKKAHLENKTLRQAALELGLCTAEQFDAAVRPEKMVMPG, encoded by the coding sequence ATGCGAATCGAACGCGACAGCATGGGCGAGATCGAGGTGCGCGAGGATCGCTACTATGGCGCGCAGACCGAGCGCAGCCTTCGCTACTTTCGCATCGGCACCGAGCGTTTCCCGCGCGAGATGATTCGCGCGCTGGGTCTGGTCAAGAAGGCCGCCGCACAGGCCAACGCCGAGCTCGGCGTGCTGCCGAAGGAAAAGGCCGACCTCATCGTCGCCGCGGCCGAAGAAGTCGTCGACGGCAGCCTCGACGAGCATTTTCCGCTGGTCGTATGGCAGACCGGCTCGGGAACGCAGACGAACATGAACGCCAACGAGGTGATCGCCAACCGTGCCAATGAGATGGCCGGTCAGCCGCTCGGCGGGAAGAAGCCGATTCACCCCAACGACGACGTCAACCGCAGCCAGTCTTCCAACGACATCTTCCCGACGGCGATGCACGTCGCCGCCTACTGCCGCATCCGAGAGCACCTGCTGCCGTCGGTGAATCGCCTCGCCGCCGCGCTCGAAGAGAAGGCGTCTGCATTCGCACCCATCGTCAAGATCGGCCGCACGCATCTGCAGGACGCCACGCCGATCACGCTGGGGCAGGAGTTCTCCGGCTACGCTGCCCAGGTCCGCAACGGCATTGCTCGCATCGAGCATGCATCGCGATCGCTGCTGGCGCTGGCGGTGGGCGGCACGGCCGTCGGCACGGGTCTCAATGCACCCGTCGGTTTCGCCGACCTGGCCGCGGCGAAGATCGCGGCGCTCACCTCGCACCCGTTCGCCAGTGCCGGCAACAAGTTCGAAGCGCTGGCGGCGCACGATGCCATCGTCGAAGTGAGCGGTGCGCTGCGCGTGCTGGCGGTGAGCCTGAACAAGATCGCCAACGACATACGCCTTCTGGCTTCGGGTCCGCGCAGCGGCATCGGCGAGCTGCATCTGCCCGAGAACGAGCCGGGCAGCTCCATCATGCCCGGCAAGGTCAATCCCACCCAGTGCGAGGCGATGACGATGGTCTGCGCGCAGGTGCTGGGCAACGATGTCGCCATCGGCATTGCGGGCGCCAGCGGACATCTCGAGCTCAATACGTTCAAGCCGGTGATGATCTGGAACCTGCTGCAATCCATCCGGCTGCTGGGCGACGCATGCGCATCCTTCAACGAGCATTGCGTCGCGGGCATCGAGCCGAACCGCGGCCGCATCGACGAGAACCTGGAGCGCTCGCTGATGCTCGTCACCGCGCTGGCGCCGCTGGTCGGCTACGACGCCGCTGCGCAGATGGCGAAAAAGGCGCACCTCGAGAACAAGACGCTGCGCCAGGCGGCGCTGGAGCTCGGGCTGTGCACCGCCGAGCAGTTCGATGCCGCGGTGCGGCCCGAGAAGATGGTGATGCCCGGTTAG
- a CDS encoding alpha/beta hydrolase — MLTALQSRFLYFPSREMVASPGDLGIPYQEVRLRTEDGVAIHGWWLPSEDAPATVLFLHGNAGNVSYWLDAVRGYHAFGWNVLLIDYRGYGLSDGSPSEEGTYLDARAAWKHMTETRGVDPSRIVVIGRSLGGGVALGLLQHHKPAGIVLEATFTSIPDMVAHVLRVSLLGHLMRIHYPNLERIRELDVPVLVVHSPNDDLVPYAHGRALFEAAPHPKRFLDIRGGHNDGFFEAREDYLRAVKEFVEEVVGQRRDSLTAPRE, encoded by the coding sequence GTGCTGACCGCGCTGCAGAGCCGATTCCTCTACTTCCCGTCCCGCGAGATGGTCGCCAGCCCCGGCGATCTCGGCATTCCCTACCAGGAGGTGCGCCTCCGGACCGAGGATGGCGTTGCCATCCATGGATGGTGGCTGCCGTCCGAAGATGCACCTGCGACGGTGCTCTTCCTGCATGGCAACGCCGGCAACGTCTCCTACTGGCTCGATGCCGTGCGTGGCTACCATGCCTTCGGCTGGAACGTCCTTCTCATCGATTACCGGGGGTATGGCCTCAGCGACGGCTCGCCGAGCGAGGAAGGGACCTACCTCGACGCCAGGGCCGCATGGAAGCACATGACCGAGACCCGCGGCGTCGACCCCTCGCGAATCGTCGTCATCGGACGGTCGCTCGGCGGCGGCGTGGCACTGGGCCTTCTGCAGCATCACAAGCCGGCCGGCATCGTGCTCGAAGCAACCTTCACGTCCATTCCGGACATGGTCGCCCACGTGCTTCGCGTCTCGCTGCTCGGCCATCTCATGCGCATCCACTATCCGAACCTCGAGCGCATCCGCGAGCTGGACGTGCCGGTGCTGGTCGTCCACAGCCCCAACGACGACCTGGTGCCCTACGCGCACGGACGAGCCCTTTTCGAAGCGGCGCCGCATCCCAAGCGCTTCCTAGACATCCGCGGCGGGCACAACGACGGGTTCTTCGAGGCGCGCGAAGACTACCTTCGCGCCGTGAAGGAGTTCGTCGAGGAGGTGGTGGGGCAGCGCCGCGATTCGCTCACTGCGCCCAGGGAATAG
- a CDS encoding class I SAM-dependent methyltransferase, with protein MTTAQRNANAEQIQYWNEVGGPKWVRFQQMLDSQLEGLGMAALEAASITGSENVLDVGCGCGSTTLMLARELVNGGRAVGIDISRPMLELARQRAQQEKLHNVTFEEADAQTFRFPEEEFEILFSRFGVMFFEDPVKAFENMRTALRPGGHVAFVCWQAPDRNPWMSVPVMIGMKHIPLEMSAGPDAPGPFAFADADRVHRILRNAGFSGISVEAYNRDLTIGGGGDVDQAVQFVMELGPFSRAMVDVPEAKKREIADEIAQALKSFEGPRGVRMPAAAWIVTAEN; from the coding sequence ATGACCACTGCTCAGCGCAACGCCAACGCCGAACAGATCCAATACTGGAACGAAGTCGGCGGCCCGAAATGGGTCCGCTTCCAGCAGATGCTCGACAGCCAGCTCGAAGGCCTCGGCATGGCAGCGCTGGAAGCCGCGTCCATCACCGGCAGCGAGAACGTCCTGGACGTCGGTTGCGGATGCGGCAGCACGACGCTGATGCTCGCGCGCGAGCTCGTCAACGGCGGCCGCGCCGTCGGCATCGACATCTCCCGTCCGATGCTCGAGCTGGCACGCCAGCGAGCGCAGCAGGAGAAGCTGCACAACGTCACGTTCGAGGAAGCCGACGCGCAGACGTTCCGCTTTCCCGAGGAGGAGTTCGAGATCCTCTTCTCGCGCTTCGGCGTCATGTTCTTCGAGGATCCCGTCAAGGCATTCGAGAACATGCGCACCGCGCTGCGGCCGGGCGGCCACGTCGCGTTCGTGTGTTGGCAGGCGCCGGATCGAAATCCGTGGATGTCGGTGCCGGTGATGATCGGCATGAAGCACATCCCCCTGGAGATGTCGGCCGGTCCGGACGCGCCGGGTCCATTCGCGTTCGCCGATGCCGACCGCGTGCACCGCATCCTGCGCAACGCAGGTTTCAGCGGAATCTCGGTCGAAGCCTACAACCGCGACCTGACCATCGGCGGCGGCGGCGACGTCGATCAGGCCGTGCAGTTCGTCATGGAGCTGGGGCCGTTCTCGCGAGCGATGGTCGACGTTCCCGAAGCCAAGAAGAGGGAGATCGCCGACGAGATCGCGCAGGCGCTGAAGAGCTTCGAAGGCCCGCGCGGCGTGCGCATGCCGGCGGCCGCCTGGATCGTCACGGCCGAAAACTGA
- the fdhD gene encoding formate dehydrogenase accessory sulfurtransferase FdhD, whose translation MRPRRTDDITSALEPAAGAQPVRLRRLEHGRATDDADEVVSEEPLEIQLGPVSLAVVMRTPGHDEELALGFLVTERIVAKPEDIYSIRHCTAVVSPEAQDNIIRATLAPHVSVDLTLLRRNLYASSSCGICGKATIENVMAVAPPLTDETVFDPEVLASMPPRLRERQAIFARTGGLHAAGLFDTAGNLLVVREDIGRHNAVDKVIGWALRNARMPLAGHALMVSGRISYEVVQKALAARIPVIAAVSAPSSLAVALAEASGMALVGFLRGQAMNVYANTSRIRQRST comes from the coding sequence ATGCGCCCTCGACGCACCGACGACATCACCTCCGCACTCGAGCCCGCTGCCGGCGCGCAGCCGGTTCGCCTGCGACGGCTCGAGCACGGCCGCGCCACCGACGACGCCGACGAGGTCGTCAGCGAGGAGCCGCTCGAGATCCAGCTCGGACCGGTCTCGCTGGCCGTCGTCATGCGCACACCCGGGCACGACGAGGAGCTGGCGCTGGGATTCCTGGTCACCGAACGCATCGTCGCCAAGCCCGAAGACATCTACTCCATCCGGCATTGCACGGCCGTGGTCTCGCCCGAGGCGCAGGACAACATCATCCGCGCGACGCTGGCCCCGCACGTCTCCGTCGATCTGACGCTCCTGCGTCGCAACCTGTACGCCAGCAGCAGCTGCGGCATCTGCGGAAAGGCGACCATCGAGAACGTCATGGCCGTCGCGCCGCCGCTCACCGACGAGACGGTCTTCGATCCCGAGGTGCTGGCGTCGATGCCGCCGCGCTTGCGCGAGCGCCAGGCCATCTTCGCGCGCACAGGCGGCCTGCACGCGGCCGGCCTTTTCGATACCGCCGGGAATCTTCTCGTCGTGCGCGAGGACATCGGCCGGCACAATGCCGTCGACAAGGTGATCGGCTGGGCGCTGCGCAACGCACGCATGCCGCTGGCCGGTCACGCGCTCATGGTCTCGGGTCGCATCTCCTACGAGGTGGTGCAGAAGGCGCTGGCCGCGCGCATCCCTGTGATCGCGGCGGTTTCGGCGCCGTCCTCTCTCGCAGTGGCGCTGGCCGAGGCTTCCGGAATGGCGCTGGTCGGCTTCCTTCGCGGACAGGCGATGAACGTGTACGCCAACACGAGCCGAATACGGCAAAGGTCAACGTGA